From Curtobacterium sp. MCBA15_012:
CTCCGCGCGGTGCTATTTGAGGATCGGCCCTGCGGCCGGTGCGAACTCATAGCGTTGCAGACGGCGGCGCGGTGAATGTCTGCTCGCGGGCAGCACAACCGACGCGCAACACTCGACACTCCGCCGTACCTGCGGCCACCGCGAACGTCGTCACGTAACTCCCGCTGCCGCACATTCATGGCCGGCTTCTCCGAAGCGGCCTTCTCGCAGCACACCGTCGAGCCCTTCTACCTGTCTGGCTGGGTGCGGATGCAAGCCGCTCCCTGAGGGTGACCGCGTTCCTCCGCTGACGTCAGACGGGTGTGTCGACCAGCCGCTCGCTCAGCGGAGGAAGGGGGCTGCTCACGTTCGGTCTCTCACGTGGTTGACACCTCGCGGAAGGATCACCAGACTGCTGTTGGGTGTTCGCCCAACTTTGGAACCAGAGGGGATTTCACATGGTCAAGACTCGAAATGTGCTTGCAGGGGTAGCGCTGGCAGGGATCCTTGTCGCGGGGGGTGCGACCGCGGCATCAGCTTCCACGTCGCAGACCGCGTTCGGCGGCATCATGAACTCGTATCAGCAGTCGCGGTACTTCGCGACGCAGACGAAGGCCAATACGGGTGCCAACGCGTCGATTCGCTTCAGTGGTCTGGGTGGCGGCTCGAGCGCCAACGTCAAGGCCCAGAACGTGACGACGGGCACGCAGTACACGGAAAAGAAGGGCCTCGGCGAGGACTACACCTACGCCATCGAGGACAAGACCAAGTCGGGACAGCGGACCCGGCTGATCGTCACGAACAACGCCTGGGTTGTCGTGGATGTCGCTATCTCCGGTTGGTTCAAGACCAACTGAGTCACCTTCACCGGGCCGCGACGCAGGATCGTCGCGGCCCGGTCTTGCCCAGGAGGCATGTCATGAGAAATGTTCTTGCCGCAGTCCTTGTCGCAGTGGTCATACTCGGTCTCACCCTTTGGAGTGGCGCGACAAGTATCGCCTCCAGCCAGGTGAGTAGCTTCGCCGGGCTCTATGGCCAGTTTGCCAACGGCCCCACTCGTCTTCTGCTTCCGATCGCAGCCTCCCTTCTTGGAGGGGGGCAAGTTGCTGCTGAGCTGCACGACCGTTGGATCGTGTCAAGCAGAACCCGACGATCAATCCGAACTCATCTTGCTCACCGTGCGCTCAGCGGTATCGGCGCCGCTGCGCTCGCGTTCTTCATCGTCGGCATCGTCTGGTTCGTCGTCGCTGAGTACGTCGCGCCGTCCGCCTGGCCACACGCAGTTGACCCGTCGGGATTCGGCCGTTCCACTGCGGAGGTGCAGACAGCGGTCCAGGCTTCGGACCCGCTCGCTCGTTTCCTCAGCAGCGGCCACTGGGTATTCGGCATGGCCGCCGCTTCGTGGCTTGCCATCAACGGTGCCGTCTTCGCCGCTTTGGCCTTCGTTAGCGTGTTATTGATCCGCCGCCGCGTGATTGCCCTGATGGTGCCGGTGGCGTTGTACCTCGGTCAGAGCGTTGTCGCGCAGATCGCTGGCCAATCACAGTATTCGTTCTTGGTGACCGCGGTGTACCCCACCGGACTTCAGCACCTCCCAATCGTTGCTGCATCCGCCGCGACCGTCGTTCTGGCGATCGGTGCGGTGGCGGCTGGGACAGTCCTCATAGCTCGATCGCCCACGAATCAACGGTTCGCATGATGCAGTCGTTCGGGAGGGCTCTGCTCTCCCCGGCCGTAGTCGGGCTAACAGGCGTTGCCGTGCTCATCGGGCTCGCAGGCGCAGCCGTGCGACCTCCCTCGCGTGGCACGAACATGTGGGACCTGTATTTCGTGGAAGCGTCGAACACGCAGATTGTCGGCATGGCGACGCTCGTTGTCTGGACCGTTGTCCTCCTTCGAGGATCTGCGACCGTTCGTCAGCCAGACGCACTGATGCGGTATGGGTCGCATGCTGCTGGAGCAGCGGCCCACCTGCGAGAGGTTGGGGGTGCGGCTGCCGCGGCGATCTTGCTTGCCAACATCGCCTACGTGGTGATCGCACTTCCCTCCGGAGTCAGCTGGTCGTGGAGTGCAGCGACTCTGCGGACCACGCTGCACGCAGAATCAATCCTCGTCATCGGCCCAACGACGTTGGCAGGCACGGTGTATTCGCCGCTTCTCGCGGCCATATTGCAGAGCGGATACCTGCTCATCGGGTTGCTCGTCATCGCGATCGCGCATCATGCGATCGCGATCAGGTCGCCACGGCTCGCAGGAGTCTTCCTGTTCGCTTTTGCCGGTCTCACCGCCATAGCAAGCTTCGGCGTTCTCACGAACGTTCCGCTGCTTGATCCGACACCGCTGTTCAACCTCGCATGGGCGCTTGGCTGGCAGAGGTTGATGGGCGCGGTCGTCGCAGCGGCTGTCATGGTCGGCGGCTCACTTCTCTTGGTACTCAAAGCTGACCGGAACACGACCGGACTCATCGGATGGCTGTCAACTGGCTGGGGCGTCGTCGTCGTGATTGGTTGCGCGCTGGTCGGCATGGCCCCCGCGCTCGCGGCGACGGGCGGGGTGAGCGCGATACTGCCGTCGCTGCTCCCCGGACGGTACGGCTCAGTCGATGGCTATGCGCGCACGTTGCTCCTACCGATCGGAACAGCGACAGTTTTCTATGCCTGGCTCACCGCCCGCACCAGCGAATACCTCACCTACGACCTCATCCGTCGAGGCACATATGGCCGGTGGGTGTCCAGCGCCGCCGTCCGCGGCCTCGCTCTCACAGGCGTCGCAACTGGCAGCGCAGCACTGATCCTTCTTATGCATCAGCAAGACCAGCGCTCACTCCGCGCGATCGGAGCAGTCGCGGCCCTCGTCGCCGCGCAGACGCTGTTCTACTGCGCTCTCGCCCTTGTACTGTTCTGGGTCACACCGGTCGACGTCGCCTGGCCGATCGCCGTTGGCGGGTCGCTCGTACTCGGTTACCCGTTCGTCATTGACCTCGGTCAACTCAACGTTTTCGCCGGCCTAAGCATCAACCCGGGTGTATCCGGAGTCCAGCTATCCGCAGCCACAGCGCCAGCCATTGCGGCCGTCGTTCTACTGGCGGTCACGCGCCTCATCGCCAGTTCGTCCACCCCCGCAGCCTTCCGCTGATTTAGGAGGAAAATCATCGTGTCTGTCATCAGCTTGACCAACGTCTCAAAGGCTTACCAAGGCCGACCGCTCTACACCGACGTCACCCTCGCCATCGAGCAGGGCCAAACACACGCGCTCGTCGGACCCAACGGATCAGGGAAGTCGGTGATGTTCCGACTGTTCTGTGGCTTCCTCCGCCCCGATTCCGGAACCGTAGAGATCGACCCCCGGTACCTGAACTCCGGGCGCACCTTCCCCGACAACTTCGGCGTCATCATCGACCGCCCCGGCGCGCTGGCCCACCTCTCCGGCATGGACAACCTGCGAGCCCTCGCGAGAATCCGTAAGCGGATCAGCGACGACGACATCGCGACCACCATGCGCTCGTTCGGGCTCGACCCCGAAGCCCGTCAACGGGTGCGGAACTACTCACTCGGCATGAAGCAGAAGCTTTCACTCTGCCAGGCCTTCATGGAGTCGCCAGAGGTACTCATCCTTGATGAACCCTTCAATGCCCTCGACGCCGAGTCCGCTGAGGCCCTTGCCGCCCGCCTCCAGGCGGCCGCGGAAGCGGGGACGACGATCGTGTTCACCAGTCACGAGCGCGAATACGTTGACCGGTTGGCTGACCGTGTCCTGACCATCGCGGACAGCCGCATCACGACAGCGGCCTAGGTCAACTCGCTAGCGCCGTCCCGGCGCAGGCGGGCGTCGCCGGACTGCAACCGCTTTTGCCGCACCGCTGGTAGGGCTCACATCCGTCCTCGTTGTTAGCCACCACCTTCGCGGAGTTCAAGATTCCCTCACCGCCGGTGACGTCAGCGGCCTGCACGTCCGGGACATCATTGGGAAGACTCTCTCGACAAAGTTGGCTGAACGACATAGTTTTGCCGATGGTGGAGGTTGCTTCCGCCGTGGAGGGTCGGGCGGGTCTGCCTCGGTGTTCGATGTGTCACGATCAGGCGGTACGTCATCGGTCGACGTACCGTGGCAGATCAGTACCGGAACGGGCCGGCCCGACCCCGTCGCCGTGGTCAAAGGCCCAACGGGAGGGGAGCGGCGGGTAGTGCCAGTTGCGGAGACCGTCACGATTGCATGTGATGAGTCGGGGGCGGAGGGCGAAAACCTCATGCGCGCGCGGCATCCGGTGTTCGTGCACGCCAGCGTGCATCTCGACACGGAGGAGGCCGCTGACGTCATGACACAGCTGCGGACCATCACCGGTTCGGCGCGGGACGAAGTGAAATCAGGCATCGTCCTCGACGTCCGCCATCGCGCGGACCTTCTTCGCGTGCTCGAGCCGCTCGCGCCACGGGTGAACATCAACCTCGTCGAGAAGGCCTACTACGTGTCGTCCAAGTTGGTTGCCCTGCTCACGGCCGCCGCCCAAGAAGCGCGGGGCATCGACATCGAACGCACCGGCTACGGACGATTCTACGCGTCCGTGCTATTCAACCTCGCTCCCGTCGATCTCGGAGCAACCTTCTGGCGGCAACTTCTGCGGCGCTACAACGACCTGATTCGGGTGTACGCGAGAGCGAACGCCGTCCCACCAAGCTCGGAAAAGTTCTTTTCCATCCTTGCCGAAGCGCGTGCACGCTCCAGGGACCCAAGCGTGCAGGAGGTGCTCAATGACTTGTGGTCGGCGCGCTTCTTCGCGTTCGACTACGAAGGAGCGCGCTTGGGGGAGCTGCGTGAGATGGACCCCATGTTCAGCACGCTCCGTGCCGTTGCGGCCAACTGGAGGATCCGCCTTGGCGACGTGCCGTTCGAGCTGCTCGTCGATAGGTACTCGACCCTGACTGAGTCGCTCATCGCGTCGATCATCTCAACCGCACGTGAGGACCTCACCGTGACCGGGCGGTTGCTGCCGGCCGCAGACCTGCAAGCGATCCGCCAAACTGATTCCCGAACCGATTCGCGGATTCAGGTCGCGGACATCATCGCCGGAGTCGGACAGCACTGTGCGGCGCTGGCGCTGGCGGGCACCTTTGACGATGACCTGCAACTCGCCACCAGTGAGATGCTGGACTTCCAAGGGATGTGGAGTGACGGGTCGCCCTTAGACGTCCTCTACGATCGCCGTCCCCCGCAGTACGCTGCCGCCGCAACCTCGTGACGGCTGCGGCACAGCGCTACTAACGCGGGCGGTTGAGCCGGCGTCTCGATCGACTCAAGGGGCGCCTGCTGTCGGAGGGCCCATGCGTCGGAGCTTTGCGTTGATAAGTTGCACTCGATCTGCCGCCGCCGACCCTGCCCCTGGCGCGTCGATGGCAGGCTGGCATCGTCATGGCCTTGTGATCGAGCGTTCGCCGGCCAACTGCGCACCATGCGGAAGCGACTACAGAAGTCGCCCAATTCAAGGGCGTCGCTGAGCCGTTCCCTCGACGGCTCGGCACGCCGTGCCGAGCTACCACTACCGCCGCTTCATTCCGTAGTAGGTTGAACACCCAAGTTCGACGCCGCCATCCTCGCCGACGCTGCCACCAGTGGATCCTTCCGCTCCGGGGTGTGTCAACGGACGGTGTTACGTGCATCCCCTCATCACGAATCTCAGGGAGAGATGAAGCTTCAGAACGTATCGATCGCCGGATTCCGGTCCATCGAGCACCTCACCGATCTCCGTATCGGATCCCCGCTCGTCCTTGCCGGGCACAACGATGCAGGGAAGTCGACCATCATCGACGCGATCCTGTACCTCCTCGGCGCCTACAAGCTCACCGACTCGGACCGGACCTACTTGAACGCCGACGCTGCCGCCGTAGATGCCGAGGAAGGTGAGACCAGTGACGCGGCGGACCGGGTCGCGGAGACCTTCGTCGACGCCACGTTCTCCTTGTCTGACGATGAGGCCGACACTTTCGGGGCGGCGACACTGCGACTTCGTCGCATCTCGTTCGAAGGTGATTCCGCAAAACTCGAACAGCTGACGATGGCGCCAGTTGACGCTCGACTGCGAGACTACGAAAGCCTGACGGTACCGGCGCTGCGGGACCGTCTGGCTACGCTCGACCTGCCGCAAACCGGGTTGAAGCCGGAACTCATCGAGCGCCTCAATGACGCTGCCAGTGCGGCGCCGAAAGAGAAACTCTGGGTTGGTGCGCCTACCAGCGTCGATCGGGCACTCCCGACGGTGAAGCGGTTCGATGCGAGTAGCGCCGTCGACGCAGAAGCGGCAATCCAATCGACGCTCCAGACCAAGTTCAGGGCGCACCTCGAGTCGGACGAGTTCAGCGGGAACCTTCGCGCCATCGAGGAGAGCCTCGAGCAGAAGCTCGTCGCGGATGCGCAAGCGATCCGTGAACACATCACCGACAAGGTCACCGATGTTGGAGAGGTGACAATTCGGCCGCTCGTGAACCTCGGCAACGGCAACGGGTTGAAGGCCACCCAGATCACAGTGCAGAACTCCCGCGGGGAAGCGATCGACCTGCGGCTCTCAGGTGCCGGCCGCGCACGACGTATCGCCCTGGCGGTCTGGGAGTACAACGCAACGCTGCTCGCCGACGCCACCGAGGACATCGTCCTGCTCTACGACGAGCCCGACACGCACCTCGACTACGGGCATCAGCGTGAGCTGATGCGACTCATCCACGAGCAGACAAAAAACCCGAACGTCACCGTCATCATCGCCTCCCACTCGATGAACCTCATCGACGGCACCGACATCTCCGACGTCGCGCACATCAAGCACGTCGGACACCGGACCGTGGTCGAACGCCTCACCGAGGACGCGGGCGTAGGCGACCACCTCGGGGCGATCGCCGCGAGCGTCGGTCTCCGCAACACAGTCCTGCTCCATGAACGACTGTTCGTTGGCGTCGAGGGGGATTCGGAAGCTCGTGCGCTACCGGTTCTCTTCCGTCTCGCGATGGGACGGCACCTTGAATCGTGCGGTATCGCCATATGGCCCTGCGACAACAACGAAGGCGCCGTCAAGTTCGCCAAGTTCCTCGTCCGCCACAACCGAAACGTGATGTTCGTCGTCGACGCCGACTCGCGGACGAACGCAAAACACGTCTTCAGTGACGAGAAGCTGAAGAAAGAAGGACTCGATCCGGCAAAGCACAGCCACTACATCGGCGACAAAAACGAGATCGAGGACGTCTTCTCCAACGAGCAGTGGGCGGCCGCGGCAAACGTACTTTGGCCCCGTGACGGCGAACAGGAACCTTCCGACGTGTGGGGTGCTGAAGACTTCGCTGCACATCGGGGCAAGAAGTTCAGCAGCGACGTTCTCGCAATGCTGAAATTCGGATCCTCTTCTGCACCATCCGGGAAGCCAGAGGCGCTCCGTGATCTCGCGCTGAGCCTCCGGGAGCCCAGCGAAGTACCCGATCAGCTCGTCGCCGCATTCGAGGAGATGCTCACGCGCGCGAACTGAGCCGGCGGGCCCGCATCCGAGCAAGACGCTGCGCCGAGGTTGGAGACTCCCAGTAGTGGCCCCGCACGGATCTGGCATATGAATGAGCGTGCGATGAGCGGGGAACACCGCACCAGCGGCAACCATCAGGGGTGGGAGCACTCGTGTGTCGAACCCGAAGCAGCGGCGTGGTCATGACGTTCCTCCTCTCGGTGTCGCGTTCATCGCAACACATCCCACCGACATCCGCATCTGGCGTCGGCGCTGACCCTATGCGCGGACAGCAGAAGAAGCCCGCATGCGCAGTCGATCGAGCACATGCGGCAACTGGAGCACCACGCGAGCCGGTACGGATCGCTGTGCTGCACGAACACCCGCCCACCACTGGCGGCCCGTGCCGCCCCACCGCACAGGAGCAGCGCATGACCGATGCCTTCACTGTTGTCACCGGCACGTTCGGAATCCTCGGAACAGTCGGCGGTATCGCAAGCACGGTCACAACGGTGCGGGTATCGGGCATGCGTCGCCACGTCGAACGGGCGCAGGGAGCGTCCTCGCTCCTTGACGGCCTCCGGTCGCTTCCAAACGGCCACGCGGTCGGAACCCGTCTCATGACACCGTCCGACGAAGATGAGCTCCGAAGCGAACTCAGCAGAATCGTCCGCGAGAACGCTGCGTCCTATGCAAAGCAGAACCCCACTCCCGTCGGCTTCGACTTCGCCCGAGTGCTGATGCCGGCATACTCCGTGCTTTTTGTCGCGGTCGCCATCGGCGCGTTCATCGCGGCGGGCCACGAGCACACCGCGCAGGACGCGGCGTCGCAGCAGATCACTGCTGGCCTATTCCTCTTCGTCGCACTGATCTTCCTGGGGATGACTGGGTTGCTTCACGAGCGGATGCGGCGACGCAACGACGCGCGACGGGTCGCTGGCACTCCCGGTCGCGAATACTACTTCGGACCGCTCGTCGAGTTGTGGCAAATGACCGCCGGAGCAGTTCGCGGCCAGAGCGCTCGTCGACGCACCGCCAGAGCGGACCGGGAGCGCTGAGGCGGCGCGGAACCTGCGTCCGTCATCCCGGAAAGTCGTCAGCAAGCAGACGTAGACGAGACAACGACCACAAAGGACAGAACATGCATACTCAATTGTGCGCGAATTCGATCGTGGAGCATTGTGACTGCAATGGTTGCGACAAGAAGTTACATGGGTGGCGCGGCAGCCATCGTTTCGCGCCACTCTTCGACGGCCGGCAGAACGTGATTGTGCACCAGCCTGCAGTCATTGGCGCTGCGTTCGACACGTTGCAGAGAAGAGAAGGCGAGAGGACCGCCGAGACCACAGACTACCTCGCCGCGAAACTCGCGCTCTGGACCGTTGAAACGGTGTGGTCCGATGACGAAACAGACAGATTGGTGCTGGCGTTTGCTGACAGCGTCGCACCGGCGAACCGCATCTTTGTGGATGCGCTTGCAGCCAGTGCAGGTCTCACGGAAGATGACCGGCACCGCATCCGTGCCCACGTCGCAGGTCATCTGATCTGCGTGCTTAGCGTCGCTGTGCTCGAGGCGTACGACACGCTCGGCACGGCGCTCGACGACCTCGCGACGGTCGCTGCACGGCAACTTGCTGCAGATCTCTTCACTGGCGCCACTGAGGCGATCGCGCGAGCAGCCGCGGAACGGGTCTTCAGGCTTGCCGCCCGGCAGCTGACTGGGATCCTCATCGACGACGTCCGGGTCGTTGCGCTCCGCTTCGTCGGCGCCGTGTCCTGCCCTGACTGGTACGCGCACCCGGGTGACGGGATCTGGACGTACTGCCTCAAGCCGGCTTTCCTGGACGCTCTTGGCGACAAGGAGAAGGAATGGGCGAGTGAGCAGCTCAAGGCTGGCCGCCGATGATCGTTTCGCCGCATAGGGCAGTGCATGAGCACCCAGCGACACCGCCCACTTCCAGCGGAGAGCCTCTCTTCCCTCCCTCACGGGACCGTCGTCACCGTCCGCGACGGCGAACGGTGGGCGGCCTTCTTCTGCGCTCGAACGGACCACTCGACGGCGCACTTCCTTCCCACTGTCGCAGTACGACCGACTACTATCCTCGTCAGTGCACGCCGTGTCTGCACGGGCGAATCACTGACGGCGGCGCCGGACTTCACGATCATCAAGTACGAGGACGACGATCGGAGGTTGTGCCAGGCCGTCAAATTGCCGACCTGCGACCCTGCATGCTGGTTCGCTGTGGCCTGCGGCGCCGAACACGAGGGACTGCAGTCCTTCGCCGACCTACTCCACGAGTTCGACCGGCTCCACTATCTCCACAGTGTCGACACCAAACTCGGTGTCCTGATCCCCACCGATGGCAGCGTCCGCTGACGCGCTGTCCACGGATCTACTGCGTTCGAACCAGAGGCGACTCAAACTTTCGCACTACGCCGCACCAGCGGCGCTGAGTCGCCCGACTGCTGCTCTCACGCGGCCGCCGGCCCGTCGACGTGAGGAAGGCAGAAGCGCAGCTGGGCGCCTCGCGTGCTGTCAGTCTGACGAATCGAGGCAAGCACGGTCTCCGTGGGCACTCCACAATTCCGAACGGTTGACCTGGATCAACACGCCACCCGGGGAATCGACACGGATTCCGCACCCTTCAAGGGGAACGCTGTGATGAAGGCCTACCTTTACCTGTACTGAAATGGCGCCAGCCGATGCGATCATTAGGCTGCGCGCAAGCACTCCGTTTGACTGACGAGCGAGCCCCTGTGGGGGAGCATGATGGAAGGACGGTACCCGTATGAACATTCCTGGCGCAGAGTTCATTGCCCTAGCCGAAGGAGGGAAGTGGCCAGGGGAAGCAATTCTTTGGAGCGTGGACGGAACTGTTGCCGCGATCGACCTTGGCGCGGGTGCGGTTACCGGTGAACACGTTGCAGCGCAGCACCCACAGATCCTGCTGCTGACGCACGACGACGACGACCACATCGGCGGTTGGAGCGGGTTCGCGGCGGAAGCGGACCGTCAGCAGCACTGGCCGGAGCAAATCTGGCTTCCGTACGAGTGGGCAGGCCTCGCGATTGCGGCAGCAACACCAGCCCGAATGGTCGCCACCACGCGGCGGCAACGCGTCACGTCCGAGACTGTGATTGAGGAGCTCGGGCTCGACAACTGGACGATGGTCGCCACGCAACGCGACGACGACGGCGGAAACGTTCGAAGCGAATCTGTTCTTGACACCATCGACTGGAACACCGCCTACGAACGCGTGACCGCGTTGAACGAATCGAAGGAGCTCGAAGAGCAGGTCGCGGCGCTTCTCGCCCCGCGAACAAAGAAGTTCGAAGGCATCGGCACGAGGGAAGCGGTCGCAAAACGAGCGGTCGACAGCGTGAGGAAGATCCTGCAGATCGTCCAAGAAGCGCACCAGTCGCCGACGACCGTGAAGCTGTTCTCGATAGAACACGCCATGCGCAACCCCGAACCGCAGCCATGGCGCTCAGAAGGATCTGCTGGTCTCATCACGATCCCAAACGGGCGCGAAGTCGAGCCGAAATCGTTGACAACGCCGGCGACTGTGCAACACCTGGCCATGCTCTATACGCTGACAATCCAGAACCGTCGAGCCCTCACAAGTCTCCTCTGGACATGCTGGTGCGTCGGTTCGAATAAGGTAATGGTGTGGAGCGACTCGTCCGGCGAATGGACGGCCGAGAGCCGACTCCACCTCCCGATCGAGCGTGTAGCCCTAGCCACAGCACCGCACCACGGATCGGCCAACGCCGACCACACGGACGCATGGACCGCAATGTGGGGAGCGACCGCGGAACTCATTCTTGTCGCCGCGGGCGGACAGGCGGGTCAACAGGTGAACGGCGCGTTCCTCGCCGCGCCACACGAGCGGCGCGCCTGCAACAGGTGCCGTCACCAGCCAAAGGAACGAAAGGCGCAACGGGTAACGGCCAACGTCCCGCACCACGACGCGGCAACACTCGCTAGCGCCCACTGCGTTCGACCTCAGCGCAAAAACTAGCAAGCAGCCTTCGATCGCAAGAACACATGTCAAATCGAGGAGCAGAACGACGCATGACAGAGTCTGACGAGACGCTATTCACCGAACATCCCGCAACAGCTCGCTCGGGTCTTATTCAGTACAACGAGTTCCTCATGAATGAACGTCTCGTCGCAGTCGGCTAGCGAACAACCCAACGTGGCGGTTCGCTCGCCGCAAGTTGTATCGGGACGTGAGCTGCGACGAGTCGACCGACGGCGGAGTGTCCGGCTCCACTGAGCTGCAAACGCGCGATGCATGTTGCGGAGAGTTCTGCTTACTCCTTGGACGGCAGCTCGTGCACGACAGCTTGGTCGGCGGCAGCGAGTTCACCGTCGACGCCGCGACGTCGTCAGGGGCGTGTCTTTCGGACTGGCGAACGTTGGG
This genomic window contains:
- a CDS encoding ABC transporter ATP-binding protein, with product MSVISLTNVSKAYQGRPLYTDVTLAIEQGQTHALVGPNGSGKSVMFRLFCGFLRPDSGTVEIDPRYLNSGRTFPDNFGVIIDRPGALAHLSGMDNLRALARIRKRISDDDIATTMRSFGLDPEARQRVRNYSLGMKQKLSLCQAFMESPEVLILDEPFNALDAESAEALAARLQAAAEAGTTIVFTSHEREYVDRLADRVLTIADSRITTAA
- a CDS encoding DUF3800 domain-containing protein; translated protein: MPVAETVTIACDESGAEGENLMRARHPVFVHASVHLDTEEAADVMTQLRTITGSARDEVKSGIVLDVRHRADLLRVLEPLAPRVNINLVEKAYYVSSKLVALLTAAAQEARGIDIERTGYGRFYASVLFNLAPVDLGATFWRQLLRRYNDLIRVYARANAVPPSSEKFFSILAEARARSRDPSVQEVLNDLWSARFFAFDYEGARLGELREMDPMFSTLRAVAANWRIRLGDVPFELLVDRYSTLTESLIASIISTAREDLTVTGRLLPAADLQAIRQTDSRTDSRIQVADIIAGVGQHCAALALAGTFDDDLQLATSEMLDFQGMWSDGSPLDVLYDRRPPQYAAAATS
- a CDS encoding ATP-dependent endonuclease → MKLQNVSIAGFRSIEHLTDLRIGSPLVLAGHNDAGKSTIIDAILYLLGAYKLTDSDRTYLNADAAAVDAEEGETSDAADRVAETFVDATFSLSDDEADTFGAATLRLRRISFEGDSAKLEQLTMAPVDARLRDYESLTVPALRDRLATLDLPQTGLKPELIERLNDAASAAPKEKLWVGAPTSVDRALPTVKRFDASSAVDAEAAIQSTLQTKFRAHLESDEFSGNLRAIEESLEQKLVADAQAIREHITDKVTDVGEVTIRPLVNLGNGNGLKATQITVQNSRGEAIDLRLSGAGRARRIALAVWEYNATLLADATEDIVLLYDEPDTHLDYGHQRELMRLIHEQTKNPNVTVIIASHSMNLIDGTDISDVAHIKHVGHRTVVERLTEDAGVGDHLGAIAASVGLRNTVLLHERLFVGVEGDSEARALPVLFRLAMGRHLESCGIAIWPCDNNEGAVKFAKFLVRHNRNVMFVVDADSRTNAKHVFSDEKLKKEGLDPAKHSHYIGDKNEIEDVFSNEQWAAAANVLWPRDGEQEPSDVWGAEDFAAHRGKKFSSDVLAMLKFGSSSAPSGKPEALRDLALSLREPSEVPDQLVAAFEEMLTRAN